A genomic stretch from Anaerolinea thermophila UNI-1 includes:
- a CDS encoding SixA phosphatase family protein, with protein MKTLLIMRHGKSSWKDPDLPDRERPLAKRGIKDSRRMGLFIQEKELIPQRILCSSAKRAVQTAQLFCETCGCPDTVEVLDELYMAEAEMYIRALQTLPDELERVMIIGHNPGLEFLLQMLSGELVSLPTTVVAHLTLPVQRWSELNEHTEGTLIEVWKPKELPEEIIEQEKELRKEAKAAEKEVKGKKEKKEKKEEKKGKKKDKKNE; from the coding sequence ATGAAAACCTTACTCATCATGCGGCACGGGAAATCTTCCTGGAAAGACCCCGACCTGCCAGACCGCGAAAGACCACTTGCCAAACGTGGGATTAAAGACTCCCGGAGAATGGGACTATTTATTCAAGAAAAAGAATTAATTCCTCAGCGAATTCTGTGCTCTTCGGCAAAACGAGCAGTTCAAACAGCGCAGCTCTTCTGCGAAACGTGTGGATGTCCAGACACGGTTGAAGTGCTGGACGAACTCTACATGGCGGAAGCCGAAATGTATATTCGTGCTCTGCAAACTTTACCCGATGAACTTGAACGGGTAATGATTATCGGACATAATCCTGGGCTGGAATTCCTTCTCCAAATGCTGAGCGGAGAACTGGTTTCCCTGCCTACCACCGTGGTTGCTCATCTGACATTGCCCGTTCAGCGTTGGTCTGAGTTAAATGAACATACTGAAGGTACTCTGATTGAGGTATGGAAACCCAAGGAATTACCAGAGGAAATTATTGAACAGGAAAAAGAACTGCGCAAAGAAGCCAAAGCCGCAGAAAAAGAAGTCAAAGGAAAGAAAGAGAAGAAAGAGAAAAAAGAAGAAAAAAAGGGAAAGAAAAAAGACAAGAAGAATGAATAG
- a CDS encoding S9 family peptidase, with translation MTSHIKPFGLWESPISPQLLSRRVRFEDVQWTLDGQFLVWTESRSGQTVPVLCSRSGVRRDLNAIQSLRGGVGYGGGEFNLSEEYLLFVERDGRIYAQPFQHGTPRPITPPFGACASPVASPDGKWVVFVWSDGIQDVLGIVDSRGQQWPQKLAIGADFYMQPAWHPQGKYLAWVEWNHPHMPWDGSRVMLATLEGTTPVIQHMQVVGGDDHTPTFQPAFSPDGQWLCFVEGGEEWDRLILFHLSSGARQVLYAPEQAHLMVPAWVQGLRTLAWAPDSQAIYVVQNALGQSNLSRISLDGKVEFVSTSPYTWLSQITVSPKDDVLAFIASSPNTPNQIVILDQHGFHTLAYSESEMISPEFYPVPESLTWETSGGMTAYGLYYPPSNPQFQGQGLPPAIFNVHGGPTSQATMAYNPEAAYFTSRGYAYVEVNYRGSTGYGRRYREALKGNWGKVDVEDAVTCAQALAERQLADPKRLIIKGGSAGGYTVLNALAHFPGTFKAGVCLYGVSNLFMLDMDTHKFEARYTASLVGELPEAAQKYHDWSPVFHARNIRDPLIIFQGSEDKVVPPNQSEVIVKALQQTGTPHRYVLYEGEGHGFRKSETILNYYQELERFLLQYVLFAP, from the coding sequence ATGACCAGCCACATCAAGCCTTTCGGGTTATGGGAAAGCCCAATTTCTCCCCAATTGCTCAGTCGGCGCGTACGTTTTGAAGATGTGCAGTGGACCCTGGACGGACAGTTTCTGGTGTGGACGGAGTCTCGCTCCGGTCAAACTGTGCCTGTCCTCTGCTCTCGCTCCGGGGTTCGTCGTGATTTGAACGCCATCCAATCCCTGCGAGGGGGTGTGGGGTATGGCGGTGGAGAGTTCAACCTTTCTGAAGAGTACCTGCTCTTTGTGGAGAGGGATGGACGCATTTATGCCCAACCTTTTCAGCATGGAACACCCCGTCCAATTACACCACCCTTTGGTGCCTGCGCCTCACCCGTAGCGTCTCCAGATGGCAAATGGGTGGTATTTGTCTGGAGTGACGGCATTCAGGATGTGCTGGGGATTGTGGATAGTCGTGGGCAACAATGGCCCCAAAAACTGGCTATAGGGGCAGATTTCTACATGCAACCGGCATGGCATCCACAAGGCAAATACTTGGCATGGGTGGAATGGAATCACCCCCACATGCCCTGGGATGGCTCAAGAGTGATGCTGGCAACCCTGGAAGGAACCACTCCCGTAATCCAGCACATGCAGGTTGTTGGCGGAGATGATCACACGCCCACTTTTCAACCAGCATTCTCCCCCGATGGTCAATGGTTATGCTTTGTCGAAGGGGGCGAAGAATGGGACAGGTTGATTCTGTTTCACTTATCCAGCGGAGCAAGACAGGTGTTGTACGCCCCTGAACAGGCTCATCTCATGGTCCCGGCGTGGGTCCAGGGATTGCGAACGCTGGCATGGGCACCTGATAGCCAAGCCATTTACGTCGTGCAAAATGCTCTGGGGCAGTCTAATCTCTCCCGCATCAGTTTGGATGGCAAAGTAGAGTTCGTTTCCACCTCACCTTACACCTGGCTCAGTCAAATCACTGTTTCCCCTAAAGACGATGTTCTGGCATTTATCGCTTCTTCTCCAAACACCCCCAATCAGATTGTCATCCTGGACCAACATGGTTTTCATACCCTGGCTTACAGTGAATCGGAAATGATCTCTCCGGAATTTTACCCCGTGCCTGAGTCCCTTACATGGGAAACCAGCGGTGGTATGACGGCTTATGGACTGTATTATCCGCCTTCCAACCCTCAATTTCAGGGGCAGGGACTTCCGCCTGCCATCTTCAACGTCCATGGCGGTCCAACCAGTCAGGCAACCATGGCGTATAACCCTGAAGCCGCGTACTTTACCAGCCGCGGATATGCGTACGTTGAAGTGAACTACCGGGGAAGCACAGGCTATGGACGCCGTTATCGGGAGGCGTTGAAAGGAAACTGGGGCAAAGTCGATGTCGAGGACGCCGTCACCTGCGCCCAAGCGCTTGCCGAACGTCAGTTAGCCGACCCCAAGCGTTTGATTATCAAAGGTGGAAGCGCAGGCGGATATACCGTGTTAAACGCCCTGGCGCATTTCCCCGGCACATTCAAAGCCGGTGTTTGTCTCTACGGCGTTAGTAATCTCTTCATGCTGGACATGGATACCCATAAATTCGAAGCACGCTATACGGCTTCGCTGGTCGGAGAATTACCCGAGGCGGCACAGAAATATCACGACTGGTCACCTGTTTTTCATGCCCGCAATATCCGCGATCCCCTGATCATCTTTCAGGGAAGCGAAGATAAAGTGGTCCCGCCCAATCAGTCTGAGGTAATTGTCAAAGCCTTACAGCAAACCGGAACGCCACACCGCTATGTTCTCTATGAAGGGGAAGGGCATGGGTTCAGGAAATCGGAAACCATCCTGAACTACTACCAGGAACTGGAGCGTTTTCTGTTGCAGTACGTTCTTTTTGCGCCATAA
- a CDS encoding alpha/beta hydrolase produces MKLSRNIFKLLLIFWIALGAGWSGGILYVSQQYVDRLLHPACVYLMENSPFGFEDCSVSLPSGERLKGWWHPPRNGVAVLLLGGHGSSRDSLMWEARLLAQHGFGVLSVDSRVCAGLPATLGVRESEDAQVALEWIQSQPEVEQVAILGFSAGGVAGIRLAARNPQVVAVITEGNYPSLKEEVLDTPPAVPFSLRWQLQHGVAFLLGIRLGMPIEAIRPIEDLEKIAPRPILLIFGEKEALDTRALDQYQAAKEPKTLWIVPGADHGQYKDKAPQEYEVLLIQFLNQLSQIQP; encoded by the coding sequence TTGAAACTCTCCAGAAACATTTTCAAACTGCTGTTAATTTTCTGGATTGCTCTGGGTGCTGGCTGGAGCGGGGGAATTTTGTATGTCAGTCAGCAATACGTAGACCGTTTACTTCATCCTGCCTGTGTATACTTAATGGAGAATTCCCCTTTCGGTTTTGAAGATTGCTCCGTTTCATTGCCTTCTGGGGAACGCTTGAAAGGATGGTGGCATCCTCCCCGAAATGGAGTGGCGGTTCTGTTGCTGGGAGGACACGGTTCCAGCAGAGATAGCCTGATGTGGGAAGCCAGACTATTGGCTCAACATGGCTTTGGTGTACTCTCCGTGGATAGCCGTGTTTGTGCGGGGTTGCCAGCCACCCTGGGGGTTCGGGAAAGTGAAGACGCGCAGGTGGCTCTGGAGTGGATACAAAGTCAGCCTGAGGTGGAACAGGTGGCTATTCTTGGCTTTTCTGCGGGGGGAGTGGCGGGGATAAGGTTGGCGGCAAGGAATCCTCAAGTGGTGGCGGTCATCACAGAAGGCAATTACCCTTCTCTGAAAGAAGAGGTTTTGGATACTCCTCCCGCAGTGCCTTTCTCGTTGCGCTGGCAACTTCAGCATGGGGTAGCCTTTCTCCTGGGGATACGTTTGGGAATGCCAATTGAAGCCATTCGCCCCATTGAGGATTTGGAAAAAATTGCTCCGCGCCCGATCCTTCTGATTTTTGGGGAAAAGGAAGCCCTCGACACCCGTGCACTGGATCAATACCAGGCGGCAAAAGAGCCCAAAACCTTATGGATTGTTCCCGGCGCTGACCATGGACAATATAAAGACAAAGCACCTCAAGAATACGAGGTGCTCTTAATTCAATTCCTGAATCAATTGTCGCAGATTCAGCCTTAA